One segment of Thermococcus sp. AM4 DNA contains the following:
- a CDS encoding basic amino acid ABC transporter substrate-binding protein, which produces MNGKIIGGLLVLMLAAAVASSGCIGGGSKEKVLIVGTSADFPPFEYKDPQTGNITGFDIDLIKMVAKKAGYDKVEIKDMDFDSLIPALQTGKVDVVIAGMTITEKRKQVVDFSIPYWKADQAVVVRKDSDIAINSLDDLKGKVIGVEKGTTGAIYIKDHLGDQVTLKEYNSYVAALQALLNGQVDVLVIDSPVANMFTNKYDVKVVYTINTNEHYGIAVKKGNKELLDKINKALQDIMNSPEWNKLVEKYFGS; this is translated from the coding sequence ATGAACGGGAAAATTATCGGTGGTCTTTTGGTTTTAATGCTCGCTGCCGCGGTTGCCTCCAGCGGCTGCATCGGCGGCGGCTCGAAGGAGAAGGTTTTGATCGTTGGAACCAGCGCCGACTTCCCGCCCTTTGAATACAAGGATCCGCAGACCGGGAACATAACGGGCTTCGACATAGACCTGATAAAGATGGTGGCCAAGAAGGCCGGCTATGACAAAGTTGAGATAAAGGACATGGACTTCGATTCCCTGATCCCGGCCCTCCAGACAGGAAAGGTTGACGTGGTCATAGCCGGAATGACGATAACGGAGAAGCGCAAGCAGGTCGTTGATTTCAGCATCCCCTACTGGAAGGCGGACCAGGCCGTGGTCGTGAGGAAGGACTCGGACATAGCGATCAACTCCCTCGACGATCTGAAGGGTAAGGTAATCGGCGTCGAGAAGGGAACCACGGGTGCAATCTACATAAAGGACCACCTCGGCGACCAGGTCACGCTCAAGGAGTACAACAGCTATGTTGCAGCACTGCAGGCCCTCCTGAACGGCCAGGTTGACGTTCTCGTCATAGACTCGCCCGTTGCCAACATGTTCACCAACAAGTACGACGTCAAGGTCGTCTACACGATAAACACGAACGAGCACTATGGAATAGCCGTCAAGAAGGGCAACAAGGAGCTCCTCGACAAGATAAACAAGGCCCTCCAGGATATCATGAACTCCCCCGAGTGGAACAAGCTCGTTGAGAAGTACTTCGGAAGCTGA
- a CDS encoding amino acid ABC transporter permease has product MQGLITSTSVPLGIALRMLIDGAKTTIILSVLSIALGLLIGLPVALMETYGGKTLRRIAMVYEGTLRGIPLLAIYFVIFYSMPMLIGLGLSPFLAAVVGLGIRSSAYQSQIFRSGIQAVDEGQIEAAVSLGMSQWQIIRHIVLPQALRMSIPAWMNEYVIVLKDTSIALALGIVELTRQATYLVSVTAEPFRYYGLAALFYLAMVLPLTYFANWMGKKYGIKGTGGAMDVRL; this is encoded by the coding sequence GTGCAGGGTTTGATAACCTCCACCAGCGTTCCGTTAGGCATCGCCCTGAGAATGCTCATCGACGGTGCAAAAACGACGATAATCCTCTCCGTGCTTTCAATAGCCCTCGGCCTTCTCATAGGCCTCCCCGTTGCGCTCATGGAAACCTACGGCGGCAAAACCCTGAGGCGGATCGCGATGGTCTACGAGGGCACGCTGAGGGGCATTCCCCTCCTCGCGATATACTTCGTGATCTTCTACTCGATGCCGATGCTGATAGGTCTCGGCCTCTCACCGTTTCTGGCGGCCGTTGTCGGGCTGGGAATACGCTCCTCAGCGTATCAGTCCCAGATATTCCGGAGCGGAATACAGGCCGTCGATGAGGGACAGATCGAGGCGGCGGTTTCACTCGGCATGAGCCAGTGGCAGATAATAAGGCACATCGTTCTCCCGCAGGCGCTGAGGATGTCGATCCCGGCGTGGATGAACGAGTACGTCATAGTCCTGAAGGACACGTCGATAGCGCTGGCTTTGGGCATAGTCGAGCTCACGAGGCAGGCAACTTACCTCGTCTCGGTAACGGCCGAGCCCTTCAGGTACTACGGCCTGGCGGCCCTGTTCTACCTCGCGATGGTTCTGCCGCTAACTTACTTCGCGAACTGGATGGGGAAGAAGTACGGAATAAAGGGAACGGGAGGGGCAATGGATGTCAGACTCTGA